Part of the Pseudodesulfovibrio hydrargyri genome is shown below.
CCGTACTGGGCCGAGGTCTGGCCCGCCAGCGTGCTGCTCGGGCGGCACATCCTGCGCAACGCGGACCGGCTTGCGGGCAGGGCCTGCCTGGACATCGGCTGCGGGCTCGGCCTGACCGGCCTGATCGCGGCGTCCGTGGGTGCGCATGTGGCCGCCTTCGACTACGAGTGGCCCGCCGTGCGTTTCGCCCGGCACAACGCCGCGCTGAACGACGTCCCCCAGCCCCTGTGGCTGCTCATGGACTGGCGCGATCCGGCGGTCCGGGCCCGCGCGTTCGACTTCATCTGGGGCGGGGACGTGCTTTACGAAAAGCGGTTTTTCGATCCCCTGATCCGGCTCTTCCGCCACGCGCTCGCCCCGGACGGGCGCATCTGGATCGGCGAGCCCGTGCGCACCGTGTCCCGGCCCGTCTGGGAGCGGCTCGCGGACGAGGGGTTCGAGGCAAGGAAATTGACCGTGGAAAAGGTCGCCCTGTGCGGCCAGAACGCCACGGTAAACCTGTGGGAAATCACCATCCCCTGAGATTGGAGGACATTATGGGCAAGACCATCCGATTCGGCGTGTCGCTGGATTCCGACCTGTTGGAGAAGTTCGACCAGCACTGCGAGGAGCGCAGCTACCAGACCCGCTCCGAGGCCATCCGCGACCTGATCCGCAACACCCTGGTCCAGCGCGAGTGGGAGCAGGCCGAGGGCGACCTGGCCGGGACCCTGACCCTGGTCTACGACCACCACAAGTCCGGCCTGTCCCAGAAACTGACCGAGATCCAGCACGAGGCGCACCACGTCATCCAGTCATCGCTGCACGTCCATCTCGACCATTACAATTGCCTGGAAGTGATCATCCTCAAGGGCGACGCCGAGGTCATCAAGGAACTCGGCCAGAAACTCATTTCCACCAAGGGCGTCAAGCACGGCAACCTCGCCTTGACAACCACCGGCAAAGACTTGATTTAAGAAGGCCTCCGGCGGCCGGGGGAAGGGGAGAGGGAAACCCTTTGAAAAGGGCTTTCCCTCTCCCCTTCCCCCGGGCCCCCATCCCCTCTCCCTTCCTAAACTTTTTTGGTGCCGCTTCGCGGGGCCGGAGGAGGGTGGGAGTACGCCGCTTGCGCAAGAGGGGGGAGACCTGAGCAAGGAAGGGATAGATTATGGAAGACGTACAGAAGAGTCAGGCGTCCATCGCCATGCCCATCGACCGGGTGGGGGTCAAGGGGTTGCGGCTGCCGATCACCGTCCGGCACCGCGAGTCCGGGGTCCAGCACACCGTGGCCCAGGTGTCCATGTCCGTGGACCTGCCCGCCGAGTTCAAGGGCACGCACATGAGCCGTTTCGTGGAGGCCCTGGAGCACTGGGAAGGAACGCTCGACTACAACTCCTTCCTGTCCCTGCTCGACGACGTCGTGGACCGGCTCCAGGCCCGCAGCGCCCACCTGCGTTTCGTGTTCCCCTATTTCCTGCGCCGCAAGTCGCCGGTCACCAAGACGGGCGGCATGATGGACTACACCTGCCGGGTGGACGGCTATCTCAAGGACGGCAAGCTGACCTTCACCCTGGGCGCGGACGTGCCGGTCATGACCGTCTGCCCGTGCTCCAAGGCCATCTCGGACGAGGGTGCGCACTCCCAGCGGGCCGAGGTCCGCATCCGGACGCGGTTCGACGGCTTCCTCTGGCTCGAGGACCTCATCGAGATCGGCGAGCGCGCCGGTTCCTGCCAGGTCTACTCCCTGCTCAAGCGCGAGGACGAGAAATACGTCACCGAGACCGCCTTCGCCCACCCGACCTTTGTCGAGGACGTGGTCCGCGAGGCCGCCAAGGGGCTGGACGAGCACCCCAAGGTCACCTGGTACAAGGTCGAGGTGGAGTCCTTCGAATCCATCCACAACCATTCGGCGTTCGCGGTCATCGAGAGCGACGGGTAGCCGCTCCAGGCCCGATTTGCATCCCGCGCCTTCAGGGACTATACCATGTTGTAGCTGCTTCCCCTGACTGCCCAAGGGAGTGATCACTTATGTCCGACGCCAGCATCTCGGCCTTGTCCGCCCTGTCCACCGTGCAGGACGTCACGGCCAACAACATCGCCAACATGAACACCGACGGCTTCAAGGCCTCGGCGGTGTCGCTCGAGTCCGGCCCCGGCGGGCAGGGCGTGGATGTGGCCTCCATCACCGAGTCCACCACGCCCGGCTCCATGGTGGGCGGCGTGGAGACCTCCAATACCGACCTGGGCCGCGAGATGGTCGACATGATCACCACCAGCCGCGCCTTCGAGGCCAACACCACCTTCATCCGTGCGGATGAGGAGATGACCGGCCATCTGCTCAACATGATCGCCTGATACCGGCGTCGCTCCCCTGAATCCGCCCGGCGGCGCCCCGCCTTGACATCTCCTCGATCCATGTCATACGGTCTATCATGGCCCGTCTGCGCGCGTTCCCTTTTCGGGGAGCGGCCGGTACGGGCCATACTTGCGTAACAACACCAAACCCCGATACAGGGGATCCACGCCCGCTCTCCACCCGACCGCGCGAAGCGCCGATAAAGAGTTTAGGAAGGGAGAGGGGATGGGGGCCCGGGGGAAGGGGAGAGGGAAAGCCCTTTGCAAAGGGTTTCCCTCTCCCCTTCCCCCGGGCGCCGGAGGCATTGCGACATGAACAAGGCAGTAAAGACCGATTTCGACGTCATCATCGTGGGCGGCGGCCCGGCCGGGCTGTTCGCCGCGTACTACCTGGGCGAGCACTCCGACCTGGACGTGCTGCTCATCGACAAGGGCAAACGCTCGCTCAAGCGCAACTGTCCCCTTTCCGGAGATCAGGAATGCGTCAAGTGCCGACCGTGCAACATCCTGTGCGGCGTGGGCGGGGCAGGGCTGTTTTCCGACGGCAAGCTCAACTACATCCACAAGCTCGGCAAGACCGATCTGACTCAGTTCGTGGGCACGTCCGAGGCCATCAAGCTGATTGACGAGACCGAGGAGATCTTCAACAAGTTCGGCATGGACGGCAAGGTCTTCCCGACCGACATGGAAGAGGCCAAGCAGATCCGCAAGCAGGCGCGCAAGCACGGCATCGACCTGCTGGTCATCAAGCAGAAGCACCTCGGCAGCGACAACCTGCCCGGGCACATCGCGGGCATGGCCGACCACATCCAGGACAAGGGCGTGGTCTTTCACACCTCGGAGAACGTCACCGACGTGGTCGTCAAAAGCGGCAGGGTCGCGGGTGTGGTCACCAACCGCCAGGAATACACGGCCAAGAACGTCATCCTCGCCCCGGGCCGGGTGGGCGCGGAATGGGTTGCCAACGAGGTGCGCAAGCACGGCATCGGCGTGTCCCAGCGCGGCATCGAGGTCGGCGTGCGCGTGGAGGTCCACAACGAGATCATGCAGGACCTCTGCTCGGTCATCTACGATCCGACCTTCTTCGTGCGCACCAACAAGTACGACGACCAGACCCGCACCTTCTGCACCAATGCGGGCGGCTACGTGGCTCTCGAGAATTACCAGGACTTCGTCTGCGTCAACGGCCACGCGCTGATGAACAAGAAGTCGGACAACACCAACTTCGCCTTCCTGTCCAAGGTGGTCCTGAACGATCCGGTGGAGGACAACCAGGCCTACGGCGAATCCATCGGCCGCCTGGCCACCCTCATCGGCGGGGGCAAGCCCATCCTCCAGCGGTTCGGCGACCTGCGCCGGGGCCGCCGGTCCACCTGGGACCGCATCGGCAACGGCTATATCGAGCCCACGCTCAAGAACGTGGTCCCAGGCGACATCGCCATGGCCCTGCCCGAGCGCATCCTGACCAACCTCATGGACGGCCTGGAACAGCTCAACAACGTGGTCCCGGGCGTGTCCAACGACGAGACCCTGCTCTACGCCCCGGAGATCAAGTTCTTCGCCACCCAGGTGGACACCCGCAAGCACCTGGAAACCAGCGTGGACGGCCTGTTCGTGGCCGGCGACGGACCCGGCGTGGCCGGCAACATCGTCGGTGCCGCCGCCACCGCCCTCATCCCGGCCAAGGAAATCATCCGCCGCTCGTAGGCGGCGGGGTGCTTTATTAGTGCCTCCGGCGGCCGGGGGAAGGGGAGAGGGAAACCCTTTGCAAAGGGCTTTCCCTCTCCCCTTCCCCCGGGCCCCCATCCCCTCTCCCTTCCTAAACTTTTTGTATGCGCATGCGCGCGTGGGGTGGGTTGAGGGGGAGCGTGCGTCTTCGCCGAAGCCCGGCCGGATGAGACAGTTCGGTCGGGCAAAGATAAGAATGATCGCCATCGCAGAATCCCTGTGAAGCGGCAAAAGCTTTTGAGCGGGGGCCGTGTGGGGGCCTGGAGCCGTCGACAGCAGCGATGGGGCGGCACCCCGGGAGGGCCGTGCCCGATGCTACATTTATCGTATCCGTATGTGTAAGCTACCGCCGGAATCGTACCAAAATGTACTTTTCGTCCCCCGGATCGATGCCGCTCCTGCCGGTCGGGTAAGAATATTATCCTTTTAATTCATTGTGTTGATGTGCAGCGTGTCTCGAGTTTTCAGGCCCGAGCCATTGGCATGATCATTGCGATGCATAGGTTTCGGGTATGCTCCCTGGTAATCTCCGTCCTTTGGGAAGAGGGCGGGCAAGGGCGGTCATTCGGAACCAAATCAAACGGGAAGGCGGCATCGTGCGACAGGCATCGGTCGGGAACAAGCTGCGTGGCGGAATGGAAACGGAAACCCATTTTCCGGGGGTGCAGGACGGCACGGGATTGTCCTGTGCGGAAAAGCAAAGCGGCAAGGCCGGGGAATGCTCCACCGGGACGTGCCGGGGGCGGATCGTTCCGCTGCTGCGGCGGATGAACGAACTGCTTTCCGAGCGCGACGACTTCAGCGGGGCCCTGGACTGCCTGCTGGCCTACATGCGCAACGACATGGGCATCCGGCGCGGCATGGTCAGCCTGTACGACCGCGAGAGCGGGCGCATCTTCGTGCACCGGAGCATCGGCCTGACCCCGGCCGAGGAGGACCGGGGCGTGTATCTCATGGGCGAGGGCATCACCGGCAAGGTGGTCGAGACCGCGCGGCCCATCGTCGTCTCCCGCATCGGCGACGAGCCCACCTTCCTCAACCGCACGGAATCCTTGTCCGGCAAGCAGGACCTGGACTGCTCCTTCATGTGCGTGCCCATCGTGCGCGGCAGCAAGGTGCTGGGCACCATCAGCGCGGAGCGGCGCTACGACGACAAGTGGTTCGTGGACAAGCACCTCGACGTGCTCGTGGTCATGTCCTACATCCTGGCCCACGCGCTGGAGCTGTACCTGATCGAAAACGTGGACAAGGTGCAGTGGGAGAACCGCACCCGGCAGCTCATCAGCCGCATCAAGGAACAGTTCAAGCCGCCGAACATCATCGGCAACTCGGCCCCCATGCGCGAGGTCTATGCTCTGATCCGCAAGGTCGCGCCGACCCGGACCACGGCCCTGCTTCTCGGCGAGAGCGGGGTGGGCAAGGAGATGATCGCGGACGCGCTGCACTACGGCGGGCCGACGCCCGAGGGGCCGCTGGTCAAGTTCAACTGCGCGGCCATGCCCGAGAACCTGGTGGAGAGCGAGCTGTTCGGCCACGAGAAGGGGGCCTTTACCGGGGCGACCCAGTCCCGCAAGGGCAAGTTCGAGGAGGCCGACGGCGGGACCATCTTCCTGGACGAGATCGGGGAGCTCGCCCTGGGAGCCCAGGCCAAGCTGTTGCGCGTGCTCCAGGACCGCCAGTTCGAGCGGGTCGGCGGCAACAGTTCCATCACCGTCTCCATCCGGATCATCGCGGCCACCAACCGGGACCTGGCCGAGATGGTCGCGGAAGGGACCTTCCGCCAGGATCTCTACTACCGGCTCAACGTCTTTCCGATCATGGTCCCGCCCCTGCGCGAGCGGGGCAATGACATCGTCACCCTGGCCGAGCACTTCGTGGCCCGCTACGCCGTGGAGACCGAAAAAAGGATCACCTCCATCTCCACCTCGGCCCTGAACATGCTCACCCGCCACGACTGGCCGGGCAACGTGCGCGAGCTGGAGAACGTCCTGCACCGGGCCGTGATCCTGGCCGACGACGAGACCATCCACAGCCACGACCTGCCCCTGTCCCTCCAGTCGCCCCAGCTTGCGGACAGCGGTATGCCCAACGGCCTGGAGGCGCGCCTGCGGTCCATCGAATACGAGATGATCGTCGAGGCCCTGCGCCAGCATCGCGGCAACACCACCGAGGCGGCTCAAGCCCTGGGGCTGACCCGGCGGACCATGGGGCTGCGCATGAAGCGCTTCAACCTGAATTACAAGTCCTTCCGCCAGGTTGTGGACAAGCGGGCCTTGTAGGGGCACCGTCCTCACCCGATCCCATTGCCGAACGTGTGACTGGCGATGGCGGAGCCTGCCGGGTTCCCGCCATCGCCAGTCTGCGTCCTCGGGTCCGCGTGCGGGCGGACTCGGCGGTTAGGAGGCTCCGCCGGAAAGATCACAGGTCAGTTGCCCGTTCTCGTCGATCAGGCTCGTGCAGTCGGGGCAGGACGTGGAGAGCGTGCCGTCGCGCGCCTCGGCCGGGCTCCTGGGCACGATGAAGCGGGCCGGGGCCCGGGGCAGTCCGGCCAGTTCATCGACGTATGCCCGCGGCAGCCCGTGGGCGCGCGCTCCTTCGACGATGAAATGGAGGTATTCCCTGCTTGGCGGCACCGGGTCGCCGAGCAGGTCCTTCTTGTACAGGACGGCGTAGCGGCCCTCGCCCGTTGCATCGTAGACCGTGGCCGGGCTGTGAAAATAGTCGCCGGTCCCGTTGAGCCGGACCCCCTGCCAGGCGTCCAGGCTGTCCGCGTCCGTGGGCCCCAGGGAGTAGACCACGCCCCACAGGGTGTGCCCGGGGGCCGGGATCACGGTCTCCAGGCCGCCGTCCCAGAGCCGGTTGTTGCCGAAAAAGCCCAGGGCGAGGCCGGGGAGCCGGGCCGGGCCCAGGACGTCCGCGCCGGTGCAGCGCTGTCTTATCTGTTCCGGGTTCATGTTCGAACCGTAGGCGAAATAGATGATCCTGGATGCCGCCTGCCGTTCCTTCCTGGGCAGGCTTTCGGTCCGGACCGTGATCGGTTGCATGGGGGTATCCTCCTGTGCGGTTGTGAAGTTGCGGGACCGCCAAAGGCCGAGAGCAAGAGACCTTCGGCGGTCCCGCGGTCAAAGTCGGTAGAACCCATGGAGGTATCAAGGGCTACCAGACGTTGAGGACCCATTCCTTGTTGTGCTTGTATTCCATGTCCGTGAACAGGGTGTTGGCCATCTGTTCGGCCAGCCAGGTGGCGCCCGCGTAGCCGACCACGGGATGGCGGTACATGCCCGCCCGGTCGTAGGTCGGGAAGCCCACCCGGAGCATGGGGATATTGTTGTCGATGGCCACGAACCGCCCCTTGGAGTGGCCTAGGATGAGGTCCAGCTCCAGCCCCTGGTTGACGATGCGGTCCTGCAGCTCCATGAGGTCGGCGTTGGTCACGATCTCCATGTCGTAGTCCACGTTCTCCTTGAGGGCGATGACGCGCGGGTCGTCCACGTAACGGACGTTGTCGTCGCCCAGCAGCAGGAGCTTGGGCCGCATCTCCAGGTCCAGGCAGAACTCGGCGAGGCCGATGACCAGGTCGGGCGCGCCATAGATGGCCACGCGCTTGTCGGCCAGGAACATGTGCACCAGGTCGGTCAGGGCGTCGATGGCGATGCCGCGTTCCCGGACCAGGGATTCGGGGATCGGCTTGCCGGTCATGGCCTTGAGGCTGTTCAGGAAGGTGTCGGTGTTGCGGATGCCGATGGGCGTGGGCCCGATGACCGCCGGAACGCTGAACTCGTCTTCCAGGTACTGCGCGGCCTTGGCCCCCTCGTAGCGGTTCAGGGCGATGGTCCCCAGGGCGTTGGCCGTGCCGCGCAGGTCCTCGATGGTCGTCTCGCCGTGGGACACGTGGTTGCCCGAGGGCATGAGCGGGGAGTCGAAGGTCTCGATCTCGAAGAGCACGGTGGCGTCCACGTCCATCTCGGCCAGCAGGTGCTTGAGATGGGTCACGTCGCCCGGATTGACCCAGCCGGTGATCAGGTTGATCTTTTCGCTGGGCTCGGTCTTCTCGGCGAAGTGGGCGACGAAGTCCTTCACGGCCAGGTCGTAGCCCGTGATCATGCTGCCCACGAAGCTCGGGGTGTGGATGGGGATGAGGTGGACCTCGCGGCCCGGGTATTTCTGGGGCAGCAGTTCGGCGTTGAGCTTGGTGACCACGCCGTCGATGTCGTCGCCGATGACCTCGGTGGAGCAGGTGGAGATGATCGGCACCACCTTGACGTCGGGGTAGCGCATGAGCAGGACGTCCACGGCCTCCTCCACGCGGGAGCACGCGCCGAAGACCGCGCCGTCCTCGTGGACCGATGACGAGGCGATTTCGAAGCTCTCCCTGAAGTGCTGTG
Proteins encoded:
- the nikR gene encoding nickel-responsive transcriptional regulator NikR codes for the protein MGKTIRFGVSLDSDLLEKFDQHCEERSYQTRSEAIRDLIRNTLVQREWEQAEGDLAGTLTLVYDHHKSGLSQKLTEIQHEAHHVIQSSLHVHLDHYNCLEVIILKGDAEVIKELGQKLISTKGVKHGNLALTTTGKDLI
- the folE2 gene encoding GTP cyclohydrolase FolE2, which encodes MEDVQKSQASIAMPIDRVGVKGLRLPITVRHRESGVQHTVAQVSMSVDLPAEFKGTHMSRFVEALEHWEGTLDYNSFLSLLDDVVDRLQARSAHLRFVFPYFLRRKSPVTKTGGMMDYTCRVDGYLKDGKLTFTLGADVPVMTVCPCSKAISDEGAHSQRAEVRIRTRFDGFLWLEDLIEIGERAGSCQVYSLLKREDEKYVTETAFAHPTFVEDVVREAAKGLDEHPKVTWYKVEVESFESIHNHSAFAVIESDG
- a CDS encoding flagellar basal body rod protein FlgC, whose product is MSDASISALSALSTVQDVTANNIANMNTDGFKASAVSLESGPGGQGVDVASITESTTPGSMVGGVETSNTDLGREMVDMITTSRAFEANTTFIRADEEMTGHLLNMIA
- a CDS encoding sigma-54-dependent Fis family transcriptional regulator, translating into METETHFPGVQDGTGLSCAEKQSGKAGECSTGTCRGRIVPLLRRMNELLSERDDFSGALDCLLAYMRNDMGIRRGMVSLYDRESGRIFVHRSIGLTPAEEDRGVYLMGEGITGKVVETARPIVVSRIGDEPTFLNRTESLSGKQDLDCSFMCVPIVRGSKVLGTISAERRYDDKWFVDKHLDVLVVMSYILAHALELYLIENVDKVQWENRTRQLISRIKEQFKPPNIIGNSAPMREVYALIRKVAPTRTTALLLGESGVGKEMIADALHYGGPTPEGPLVKFNCAAMPENLVESELFGHEKGAFTGATQSRKGKFEEADGGTIFLDEIGELALGAQAKLLRVLQDRQFERVGGNSSITVSIRIIAATNRDLAEMVAEGTFRQDLYYRLNVFPIMVPPLRERGNDIVTLAEHFVARYAVETEKRITSISTSALNMLTRHDWPGNVRELENVLHRAVILADDETIHSHDLPLSLQSPQLADSGMPNGLEARLRSIEYEMIVEALRQHRGNTTEAAQALGLTRRTMGLRMKRFNLNYKSFRQVVDKRAL
- a CDS encoding gamma-glutamylcyclotransferase family protein, yielding MQPITVRTESLPRKERQAASRIIYFAYGSNMNPEQIRQRCTGADVLGPARLPGLALGFFGNNRLWDGGLETVIPAPGHTLWGVVYSLGPTDADSLDAWQGVRLNGTGDYFHSPATVYDATGEGRYAVLYKKDLLGDPVPPSREYLHFIVEGARAHGLPRAYVDELAGLPRAPARFIVPRSPAEARDGTLSTSCPDCTSLIDENGQLTCDLSGGAS
- the anfK gene encoding Fe-only nitrogenase subunit beta produces the protein MPCEVKEKERVGCINPIFTCQPCGAQFASIGIKECIGIVHGGQGCVMFVRMLISQHFRESFEIASSSVHEDGAVFGACSRVEEAVDVLLMRYPDVKVVPIISTCSTEVIGDDIDGVVTKLNAELLPQKYPGREVHLIPIHTPSFVGSMITGYDLAVKDFVAHFAEKTEPSEKINLITGWVNPGDVTHLKHLLAEMDVDATVLFEIETFDSPLMPSGNHVSHGETTIEDLRGTANALGTIALNRYEGAKAAQYLEDEFSVPAVIGPTPIGIRNTDTFLNSLKAMTGKPIPESLVRERGIAIDALTDLVHMFLADKRVAIYGAPDLVIGLAEFCLDLEMRPKLLLLGDDNVRYVDDPRVIALKENVDYDMEIVTNADLMELQDRIVNQGLELDLILGHSKGRFVAIDNNIPMLRVGFPTYDRAGMYRHPVVGYAGATWLAEQMANTLFTDMEYKHNKEWVLNVW
- a CDS encoding NAD(P)/FAD-dependent oxidoreductase, with translation MNKAVKTDFDVIIVGGGPAGLFAAYYLGEHSDLDVLLIDKGKRSLKRNCPLSGDQECVKCRPCNILCGVGGAGLFSDGKLNYIHKLGKTDLTQFVGTSEAIKLIDETEEIFNKFGMDGKVFPTDMEEAKQIRKQARKHGIDLLVIKQKHLGSDNLPGHIAGMADHIQDKGVVFHTSENVTDVVVKSGRVAGVVTNRQEYTAKNVILAPGRVGAEWVANEVRKHGIGVSQRGIEVGVRVEVHNEIMQDLCSVIYDPTFFVRTNKYDDQTRTFCTNAGGYVALENYQDFVCVNGHALMNKKSDNTNFAFLSKVVLNDPVEDNQAYGESIGRLATLIGGGKPILQRFGDLRRGRRSTWDRIGNGYIEPTLKNVVPGDIAMALPERILTNLMDGLEQLNNVVPGVSNDETLLYAPEIKFFATQVDTRKHLETSVDGLFVAGDGPGVAGNIVGAAATALIPAKEIIRRS
- a CDS encoding class I SAM-dependent methyltransferase; this translates as MSVAPSKSGLSEPFAAPDPGSRVEVEVGGRVWLLDRAADMEALWDAMDDEDLDEDERLPYWAEVWPASVLLGRHILRNADRLAGRACLDIGCGLGLTGLIAASVGAHVAAFDYEWPAVRFARHNAALNDVPQPLWLLMDWRDPAVRARAFDFIWGGDVLYEKRFFDPLIRLFRHALAPDGRIWIGEPVRTVSRPVWERLADEGFEARKLTVEKVALCGQNATVNLWEITIP